The Coccidioides posadasii str. Silveira chromosome 2, complete sequence genomic interval GGATTATtcggtactccgtactccgtacctttAACGGACTTGGCAATCCCAGCCCACTTGGTCAACCTTCGCCTCCAGAACTGCTCCAGgactagttagttagttagtgaGTGAGTGATTGAAGAGCATTTAAACTATAGAAGGTTCCCAGCACAAAGCTCACAGCACCCTGAAGCTTGATACACATCGCCGTACCCCGCGACCAGCTGGTTAGCCCAGCCTCCTATGACGGCTCCTGTTCTCAGTCCATCACCGTCACGCGCACCATAATGTCTGCGCACCGAGTCATCCAAGACTCAGACGAGTCCGACGATGAGCTCGCGGATCCTACAACCTTTGATTTGTTCCAAGAACCGCGACAATGCGCGGACGCGTCGGTCATGAATCACGACGGGAACACCAGTCCGCGTTTTCCTGGTCAAACGCCCTCATATCCAATCGTGAAAGAGGGCAGTAGCTTAGGGCCCGATTTAATGGTGAATCACAAACAGGCTTCCATTCATCCTGGCCAAGTGGACTTGGATGTGAACTCTCGGAGCAATTGTGAGCTGGACGATCGAGACAGGGAACAAGTAGATGGTGGGTCAGTTTGTTCAAGTCGTTTTTCATTGTGCTGTTCATTGACACCCTCTATTTATGGATAGATTGTGGAGAGAACCTTCAAGTTGCGCGTGAGGACGATGCCCCTGGATGTCCTGATGGGACGACGGACAATCGCATGCCCTCTTCAGGAGGAAGCATAAAGAGAGGCAGGACAATTGGGGTATTGGAAGAAATACAAGACTTAAGCGATCCTGAAAATAGGAAAGCCAAGCGGAGAAAGTCTTCGACGGCCGTTGACAGCCATGATTACCACAATGGGGGTCCTAGACACCATCGCCGCCTTACAGACTGTTCAACCCACGATGATGGTCGTTTTCATACGGAACTCATTCCCACCCATTCTGTCTCCTCTACTCCAAACAACGGGATGTTGCAGCATAATATTATAATGGACCCTGTTCAGGAATCCGTTTGTGACACGACTCCTCTCGACTATGACATAGGTAACCCAATAAAACCGCCTACCATATGTGCCCAGTCTCCTAAAAACATTCCGGGCCGCTCCAAATCCGTCCCTATTCCCACCGATTCTCCCCATGACACTGAGCCGATGTCATCAACGACTTTGTCACGGGCTCGCCGAACTATGACGAACTGCGAAGCGCAACCACCCACGTCACCTGCAAATAGCATTGATGAGCTGTCGTTGCCTATTTCTGTTCAAATCGCTGTGGATAGGTCTTGTCTACGCAGTTTAAGGCCCCAGCCTCGATCGGAAGACGATGTAGCGAGTGAGCGAGAAGAGCTAGGTTCCGATGATTTTGGAGGCATGCCAATGGAAATGTATAAGCCAAGACCCTCCAGATCACGCTCCAAAAAGACCATCGAAGATGAGTTTGGCATGTCTCATATCACTCAGGAAGTAATGATGAGCTCACATGGTGAATGGTCTGGAGAGTGTCCGCATAGTCTATCCAAAATCGTTGAACAAAGCACCGAAGAGGATCGAGAGTGTCTAGAACAAAGAGACCCTCAATGTTTGACTATTGCCATGAACACAAGCACGGCGGGACATCCAGCCAATACAGAGGTTCAATTCTCGATACGGCCGAATGCGCCTATGCCCATGGAAGGTTCAAAACCCGAGCGCAAGACAtctaagaaaaagaagctgaAAAGAGGAAAGACTACATCTGCTATAGTCAAAAAGGTATCTGACCATGATGTAGAAGATGATGTCATTTGGGTAGATGAGAGGCCTCTTGCCTCCTTGCCGGAGGAAAAGGTGTACCTCGACCCGtcgaaaaaagggaaagataAACCTGAAGACGCTATTCGGACCAAGGACACTTGCACAGAAATTCCAGCCGAGTCCTCAACGACCCAGCATTCCGAAGCGAATCATAGCCAAACACCCGTCCCCGCCCCTAAAAAGCGAGGTAGAAAGCCGAAGAAAAACCTCGATGGTAACATCGCCATCGAAGTGCCAAATCTTAAAACCTGCTCTCGTGAAGAGGTAAACCAAGATGAAGTGTGTATCGACGGTCTCGTCCCAGAGCAGCCCGCTCTTCACGACACCGACCCTCCCCAAATGCAACCCCAACTCAGCCCACCACCTATGCTCGACGAGCCCATCGATGGCGAAGATATAAATATAGCCTCAAAAGAGCCAGAGCCCCATCCCGATCCCCCAGCTTTCCGGGATAACCCCAACGTCGACAACAAACCCGAACAACAGCCATCAGCTACGCCAAAGAAGCCCGTCGAAAGGGGCCCAGACAAACATAGCCCCATTGCAGTAAACAAAAAGGTGCCCTATCGTGTGGGTCTAAGTCGCAAAGCGAAAATCGCGCCGCTCCTAAAAGTTATTCGCAAATAACACTCCGCTATGCTTCTAAACTATGCGAAATGATCACCAACCGACGCCAAATTATATGTCGTATTTTATGATGAAATGCCTTGTTATTATGATTATTACGATGTATTATTACCAAGCTATATACCCACAAACGCACAGCTGTCATGTTTCATTCAATTCACCGCCTACCCAATGATCCTCTTATCCCTGACTATGCCATGGAGACATTTTAATGCACATCCCAACCTTTGTATTATATTTAGTCCCACCTACATCAATGATTCTCGGTTCGCGCTTCTCGCAGCTGCTGTTATCATATACTGATGTATGCATCGTAGCGAGTGTCGACGCCATTGCAATAGAATTTACGATGGATCTCTTTTATCATAAGTCTATAGGGGCCATATCATTGCTTGTTTCGAGCGGTATTCAAGACCAAGCTATGGTTAATGCTTTGTTTCACCAGTAAAGCTCGAAAACAGCGAAATACTCCTAAAGCATATTTCATGAAGCCGGGTGGTGGTAAAAATGGGATAACTTTAATACAAAACTAGATGCTGCAATCAACCCCCGTCGCGGCCTACCAGAGACCATTCATAAGTTTGGTGGACCTCATTCAAATCGAGAAAAGCATCTCATGGATCTCAATCCCCATCCTCTTCATCACCATCATCGCCGCCGTCGTAATCGTCATATTCATCTTCCATCCCATCTTCGTCATCTTCATAGCTTTCCTCGTAGTCATGTTCCCAGTCGCGATCATAATCCTCCTCGCAGTCCATATCCTCGTCGTAATTACATGAGTGCTTGTCCTTATCCTTATTCTTGTGCTTGTGCTTGTGCTTATGCTTATGCTtgtgtttcttctttttaagAATGTCGATGCTTCCCAATTGCGCGCGACACTCTCCAGCCGATTCTTGGCATCCCAATTCACAATGATCCGAGGCATTACCACAGAAACCATGCGCACTGCAACATTTACCAAACTTGGAGCCGCTGCAGGTGTATTCATTTCCACAGGTGCCATCATTCGAGATGGGCTTCTCTCCGGGCCGCCTGTAAGTGTCTGGATTTGTTTTGCCGGGATATAAAGCAGCAGACTCATTCATGAAGCGGTACCAGTTGGTTGGAGGGTCCCCTAAACATTCGCCAAGGGTAACAGCCTGGTAATCAGCTTCGTATAGACGACGGAGCATATGAATAGTCAAATTGTAGACCGTTTGTTCATGAACATCATGAGCAATGACGAGCATAGGGCGGCCGGTTACCTCATGCATTGCCATAGCATGGTCAAACAAATCCTTGGAGCGTTGGATTTGGTGTGGCGAAGCATTATTGTAGTCGTCCGTGTCCACGTTAAAGTAAGCAACATGATATCCCAAATCATCCATATCCGCCAAGCAGCCTGACTGGACCGAACATGCGGAGTAAGGTGGGCGCATATAGGTGGGAAATGCACCGAGAACATTGCGAAGCACCATCTCAGTCTTTATCATTTGATGACGACGTAATTCCCTGGACATGGTATCCAGATTCTGATGCGACCATGTATGGCTGGCGATTTGATGGCCGTTGTTATACATTCGACGAAGGATATCGGCCCATGGGTAATTTGGGTCGTCGATACTGCCTTTACCAGAGTTAAAAGCAGAGACGAAGAATGTAGCCTTTGCATCATAAGAGTCAAGAATGTCCAAAAGATCGCTCGTATAGATGTTTGGGCCGTCATCGTAAGTCAGAGCAACTGTGTTTGGATTGACACACTGATAAATCGGAATAAAGCTGTAAGGCACTTCTCCGACGTGTGGGCGAGAAACAGGGGAAGTATCTTCGCCTTCCGGCCATTTCAAAGCATCACAACCACTCCCAAAGTCGAACAGGCAATCCGGAGCCCCGCAATATTCTGGACCATTGCCACAATAACCTGAATCCTAATTAGCCCACAATCCTGGCAGAATACGTCGTGAACGAAAATACCATGCAGTGAGCAGCAAGCCCCTTCTTGGCATGGGCCGAAATCAGGGCCACAACGGTTGATGCCGCGTTTCTGATACTCCAACTGTTTTCGAGCAGCGAAGCCAGGATCGGGTATCTGACCAGGGAAATGCTGTGAAGCGAAGCCCGGAAACTCTCGATACGACGGTAATTTCGTACCGGGTGCAGTTGGCTTTGCATTAACCTCTATCGTAGGTCCTACTACCGTAACGATAATAGACGGAAAAAAATATTTCCAAAACATCATGACAACAGCCACCAGACGAGCTTGTTGAAGCGTGCCACTCTCTCGCCAGGAAGAAGTAAATCGAAGTTGAGCGGGAGACGAAAGCAGCAGAAGGGATTTCTTCGGCCGGTGCAGGAAAAGAGTAAACACAGCACTGGGTAAACCCTGGAGGAAGGAGTGCGCCATGGTACGGAAACTGCGAACCGCCTGTGAAGGCAAGTCAGCAAAGTCGCTCTTTCCCGGGACTGAGAAAGTGACATTGTGGAGAGAAGTCGCGATCGAGACTCAGGCAGTCGCCATTCAGGGCAATTTGAGCCGCCGTCCAGCAAAGGTTGCCGCAGTGTGCCAAAGAAGAGCTGGGCTGCAGGCTCTGTCTACACCGGTAGCTAGTTAGTTCCACAGGGGGAAGAAGATGGTGGATGGGAGGGCacttataaaaaaaaaaattggccGTTCCTCGAAAGGAACGGCAGAGGCACCTCTGCATTGCCAAAATCCACTGTGACGGCCAATTATCATGCTATTTCGCTCTCCAGAATACCCGGCACCCATCGACGTTCTCGTCAAACGGCGGAACAATGGTTTTTAAGCGCTAACTTCTCTTCGACACTTCAGTTCATTCCAATGGCGTTCGCCTACTTGGGCCTTCTTCTAAGAGCAAAGGGGAAGAGCATAAGAGAAGGGCAAGCACTGGGTCAGACAAGCCGAAACTTTGAGCCTCACTCAAGAGAGGTCCCGACCTAATACATGTCTCTCCGGATTTCCCATATTCCCCAATTTTCACACTCAGAAGAAACGGTGGGCGCCCGATGGGCCATTCGTAGACGTACCAGATAAGAATGAGACAAGGAAGATTGAAGTCAAGAAGGTAACTGGAAACAAAATTCCTTCACAATGACCAAAACTTTGAGAAGTCGACCGGCAACGGGGCAACTGGGAACGTCTAACCATGATCGTTGACAAAATCACAGGAAGGCATGGCAGCCGAGGTGCCCTAGCGAGCCATGTCATCCAAACATCCCGAGAGATGGTGACCGTCGCATTTACCCAGGTATCATGCAGAATTCAACCCTCTTGCTTCACCGATATATACCAAAACCATCCAAGAGATGGAAATGCCATCAAACGAATTCAACTCAACACTCGACAACCTCAAGCCCCACTAACTGGGAATAACCCGCTGTGTGTGATGCAGTATCCTCAGAGACTAGTTTTTGTTTCCTCTCCTAAAAACGGAGGGCAGTGTGAAAACGGACAAACAACATCCTCAAAAAACCGCTTCCTTCTTCCCCGGAGGGAAGGAGATATTTCTGAACGGAAAACCGTTCACAAACATCTATCAAGTCGGCGTTCACTTCAATTCGCAGGCTTGACTTGCGATAAGGCGACTAACGTGGCGGATCCGGATACTCTGGGAAGAGTTGTACGTCTATGGTTGTTGACTCGACGTAAAATCCAGTGAGCGAGCTGGCCGTTAAATAGGCTTGTCGAGGAAGCTGGGATGGATGGTGGGGGTCCGTCAGAGAAGATCTCGTCTGGAGGCTCGAATCGGGCATGGGACAGCCAGCCACGGAAAGCAGAAATCGTTGGTTCGTCGATATCCTCAAACCCACTCCAGCACAGTCAAAAAAATCCCCGCACTATCACTGGTCATGGAGAATCACCCATCCGGAACAGAAAACAAGCCATGTATTCCCGAGGGCAATTCCAGATGACTACCACTTCGAGAGACCCAAAGTAACGCCAGTGATGTCCCACACCTTGCTACGATTCTAGTTGTATGCGTCGATACAGCACAGAACCGATTCCGGCAAAAGTGTACAGAATGCACCAGCGGAACATGTTAAATGGGCGATTGTAGGCTACTCTTTTAAAGAGCATTTGTTCACGTTCTTGGGCAGTGTCCACTTGTAGATGAATAGCACGAGTGATTTCTTGGCTGATTTCCAGCGACGACCAGCAAATTTCAAAAACCACCGGGCACAGTTGGCTCCCAAAGGCGACCTTCAGATTAGGGGGCCCATCCCGTTTCACCCACCATCTCCCATTTTCTTCCATAACTGCACGCACCGAGCTGGATATCCTTTTGTTGATCCAAGCATATTACCCAGCTTAGGAAAACCGACGCGTATTCCGTTCGGAATTTAATGGACGCATAGTAAACCGTCTTTTGGTGCCTCGCGTGAGGCTCTGGGAATCATCTCTTTTTTCACCCACCCTACTCGGAGAGACAAATAGAATCGGCTAATCAAAGAGCTGATAGCTGTTACCACGAGACTTGTGCCCGACCACTCAAGAAGAGGGTCGAAGAGGCACCCGACGAAGATCCTTAGGGTTAAGTTCCAATTTCCGTGTACCCCGAAACCGAAATAGCGTGGAATTTCATATCCGAGCTAGAATGGTCCTCGCGCGAGGGGCATTTCACAAATGCAACGGCCATTGGAGAACTGTGGGGAGGTTGAACTGCATATAGGGAGCACCAGGAGGTACTACCGGGAGTGGAGAGGGAAGAATGCTGTCGAATTGAAGACCATGACAGAAAATTTGGCTTTAGACAAAGGCAACACGAAGCAAAAGGTCCTTCTGCGCAGATTCCGTGAATAAGGACAATATATCCGTCTTTTGGGGACTGCGTTGGTGCGACATGTTGATGTCCAAGGCACGACCCAGAGCGTCGAAGTTGGGGATCGTCAGCAAAGAAGCGCGCAGTCCCGATTTGGGCTAGTGCGACCAGCAGTTACGCGTGACGTCACCAGGTGCAAGATTCCGCTAATCCTAAAGAAGAAAGACGTCTAAACTTTCACCAGGCCTTCAACTATTCAGCACCGCATCTTACTCCACGGGCTAGGGGGAGAACAGCGCGGTTCATTGAGCAGCCAAATGGAGGATACGAGGCAGTTAAGAGATGCGTTTGATGCCGCGAATGAATTCCTCCATCCAGTTCTAAACAAAGGCATGGGACCTTTGGCCCATTTGAGTTGAGCCAGATGGGAGCTAACAGACTTCTAAGAGCGGATACAGAATTCTCGAGGCGATCCTCTCATCGATATTTTGAATCGAACACTGCCCACCGATTATTGTCATGATGATGCGCCAAGATCTCGCGTTGTACAGCGAACACTGGCTTTACTCAGTAGCATCCACGATGCTTTTGTGGCAGAATCAACCGACCCAGTCCCCGCTAAGCGGGTGCTAGGGAAACAGCAAGACCAGGCTCTAGAGGATGCGAAACGACGCCGGGCTCTCCATGCCCTGCTTGACCTCCTTTCGTTTGAGGGTATATATCCTTCTTTGTCCAGTGGAGTTGGCATCCCGCTAGAGAAGCGTGTCATTTCCGTCCTTCCCGCCGGTGTCATAGCAAAGAATGCAACAAAAGCAAGTGATTCAACACCACAGGATACTCGCATTTTAGACTGTATTATAGGATCCTTGAGTCATATTCTCCGAGATGCGCGCCCGTCAATCCAACCTATTATCCTTGGACGGATTTTGCCTGACTTAATTTGTGGGACTGCCGAATTAGCTTTCAACTCGAAAGATCTACCGTCACATAAAATCGATTCATACAAGAGATTGTTGAATGATATCATTGACAAGTATGGTTATCTCCCAATTTTGCAGGCCAGGTGTTTAATGCCATCGTAGATGTTCCACGCCATCGCTGTTGCCGGTGCTATCATCTCTGCTCCAAGAAAGTACAGCACCTTGGTTTAAGGCCTGCATCTCTTCACAGCTTTCCCAAATACCATTGCGAAAAGATGGTGTGTTTCaaataattttatttcttgctTCTCAATTTGCACCAACACTGGGTCAAACCACCAAAGACCCTTCCTCTGGAGGGCCACCGATTACGGTCCAGGCAATCATGCAGTCCTCCCGGTTGCTATCATTAGTACCGCAAGGCAGCAACCCTGAGGAATATTTTAGCAACGTTGCACCCAAACTGCTAGCTCTACTTGATGGAGAAGACCCTGATATGAAGAAAACGTCCTCTTATGTAATCGGGAATGGCATTCTTGGAAAACGAGCATATGGCTCTCCTGGGGCCATTGGCTTTATCATTTTCGTCCAGCCCATCCTTGACACTTTCCATGGCAAAATCTCTCAGCCTGTTACAACTTGGATGAGACCATTCTCCCTGGATGGCTCTGCTGATCCAGAGATAAAGACCGGGGATTTTGACGGCATCATCATTGTTCCTGAGTTCAAGCTACTGTTAGCATTAGAAAGACTGACCGCCTTGGCGACATTACATCCAAGTCCCGGCCTTCTCAAACGATTAGTCAACCCAGCCTTGTTGCCTCTGTGGGGATTACAATGCTACGCCAAAGAGCACCAGAAGCGCTCACTAGAAGAGAAGGTGAGCACTTTACTACAAATGTTTTTTAGCGTATCCGCTAGCATTACGAGGCTGGTCAAGCTTGCGGATAACATTCTTTGGGATGGCCCAGAAGCCTGGGTCTATGGGGCCGGCGAAGAAGGTGGTGTTTCGATTCGGAAACGTGAAAATCGTGAGCCGTGTGGGCCTAATATCCTCTCGATAATCCAAAATCTAGATGGACGTGTCGATAGTTTTCTACAGCTGTTAGCTGCAGATccacaaaaagaagaatttgTGGGCGATGTCTTCCTTCATGTAAGCCGACAATGGCTGTTTAGTGAATCAATGGGTGAGGATGGAGGTTGTCCTCAGCCACACAGGGAACAAGACAAATTGCAGCCCGAGTTACGAAAACTGGTCAGCGCGAAAATTGCGGAGAAGCTCTTGGATCAGTTCAAGGAATCTCTATCTCGCCATCCTATCAAAGTTCTGGAACTTATAAGACAGCTAATCGAAAGTGAAAAGAATCGCGCTAGCACGCTCAGGACAAACGCTCAAGGCAGTGAGAGCATATCTCTCCAGGCACTTGGGAGTATTGTAAAGGCAGAATCAGCTGTGGGTAGCGATCCGGACTCCAATATCACCGGAGTTTCCGAATCTCTATCACCGGCATTCAGTCTCCTCTCGACAATCCTC includes:
- a CDS encoding uncharacterized protein (CAZy:CE4~EggNog:ENOG410PGMP~COG:G), with translation MAHSFLQGLPSAVFTLFLHRPKKSLLLLSSPAQLRFTSSWRESGTLQQARLVAVVMMFWKYFFPSIIVTVVGPTIEVNAKPTAPGTKLPSYREFPGFASQHFPGQIPDPGFAARKQLEYQKRGINRCGPDFGPCQEGACCSLHGYCGNGPEYCGAPDCLFDFGSGCDALKWPEGEDTSPVSRPHVGEVPYSFIPIYQCVNPNTVALTYDDGPNIYTSDLLDILDSYDAKATFFVSAFNSGKGSIDDPNYPWADILRRMYNNGHQIASHTWSHQNLDTMSRELRRHQMIKTEMVLRNVLGAFPTYMRPPYSACSVQSGCLADMDDLGYHVAYFNVDTDDYNNASPHQIQRSKDLFDHAMAMHEVTGRPMLVIAHDVHEQTVYNLTIHMLRRLYEADYQAVTLGECLGDPPTNWYRFMNESAALYPGKTNPDTYRRPGEKPISNDGTCGNEYTCSGSKFGKCCSAHGFCGNASDHCELGCQESAGECRAQLGSIDILKKKKHKHKHKHKHKHKNKDKDKHSCNYDEDMDCEEDYDRDWEHDYEESYEDDEDGMEDEYDDYDGGDDGDEEDGD
- a CDS encoding uncharacterized protein (EggNog:ENOG410PKWD~COG:S~BUSCO:1772at33183), which gives rise to MEDTRQLRDAFDAANEFLHPVLNKERIQNSRGDPLIDILNRTLPTDYCHDDAPRSRVVQRTLALLSSIHDAFVAESTDPVPAKRVLGKQQDQALEDAKRRRALHALLDLLSFEGIYPSLSSGVGIPLEKRVISVLPAGVIAKNATKASDSTPQDTRILDCIIGSLSHILRDARPSIQPIILGRILPDLICGTAELAFNSKDLPSHKIDSYKRLLNDIIDKCSTPSLLPVLSSLLQESTAPWFKACISSQLSQIPLRKDGVFQIILFLASQFAPTLGQTTKDPSSGGPPITVQAIMQSSRLLSLVPQGSNPEEYFSNVAPKLLALLDGEDPDMKKTSSYVIGNGILGKRAYGSPGAIGFIIFVQPILDTFHGKISQPVTTWMRPFSLDGSADPEIKTGDFDGIIIVPEFKLLLALERLTALATLHPSPGLLKRLVNPALLPLWGLQCYAKEHQKRSLEEKVSTLLQMFFSVSASITRLVKLADNILWDGPEAWVYGAGEEGGVSIRKRENREPCGPNILSIIQNLDGRVDSFLQLLAADPQKEEFVGDVFLHVSRQWLFSESMGEDGGCPQPHREQDKLQPELRKLVSAKIAEKLLDQFKESLSRHPIKVLELIRQLIESEKNRASTLRTNAQGSESISLQALGSIVKAESAVGSDPDSNITGVSESLSPAFSLLSTILASPDFQVSDSISLILRNLKSDIDYLLPRLPSALVQPATTSSMLLEITLSDPDQRQTKPTLTFPGISDLESHRQAINNISSPLAPVQAEGLSTLSHLIDKASPVLDIPATLTLLLSVLTASDESAATDEFLYLNVIKLIGSLASKHPRTVIKTLAERYADRSEESTLDQRLKIGEALLRTIQNLGGALVGDAARVLGDVMIEVASRRGIKLKAKDQRGKGIKKSPPAKNSEELNENITKLMNQINEDVDSETEDPVKEAYSSKIIHAWEAGATTDTAPDDLRARASAISILASAIQTNLAGLGPALASSSIDLAVSTLTLESDEGSAILRRAAVILLLDLIKALDEARESGKDLGFGLSVTATSSSIYPASHQSGSECTTIGNVPDILRALNFVESRETDTTVRGHLRALIESLEAWLEKSLLWGIRTQQSLMEQPRFELGDRLAGLDIHPLSSTEKYGRTGEHPRIEEIE
- a CDS encoding uncharacterized protein (EggNog:ENOG410PZ4B); its protein translation is MNHDGNTSPRFPGQTPSYPIVKEGSSLGPDLMVNHKQASIHPGQVDLDVNSRSNCELDDRDREQVDDCGENLQVAREDDAPGCPDGTTDNRMPSSGGSIKRGRTIGVLEEIQDLSDPENRKAKRRKSSTAVDSHDYHNGGPRHHRRLTDCSTHDDGRFHTELIPTHSVSSTPNNGMLQHNIIMDPVQESVCDTTPLDYDIGNPIKPPTICAQSPKNIPGRSKSVPIPTDSPHDTEPMSSTTLSRARRTMTNCEAQPPTSPANSIDELSLPISVQIAVDRSCLRSLRPQPRSEDDVASEREELGSDDFGGMPMEMYKPRPSRSRSKKTIEDEFGMSHITQEVMMSSHGEWSGECPHSLSKIVEQSTEEDRECLEQRDPQCLTIAMNTSTAGHPANTEVQFSIRPNAPMPMEGSKPERKTSKKKKLKRGKTTSAIVKKVSDHDVEDDVIWVDERPLASLPEEKVYLDPSKKGKDKPEDAIRTKDTCTEIPAESSTTQHSEANHSQTPVPAPKKRGRKPKKNLDGNIAIEVPNLKTCSREEVNQDEVCIDGLVPEQPALHDTDPPQMQPQLSPPPMLDEPIDGEDINIASKEPEPHPDPPAFRDNPNVDNKPEQQPSATPKKPVERGPDKHSPIAVNKKVPYRVGLSRKAKIAPLLKVIRK
- a CDS encoding uncharacterized protein (EggNog:ENOG410PZ4B) codes for the protein MVDCGENLQVAREDDAPGCPDGTTDNRMPSSGGSIKRGRTIGVLEEIQDLSDPENRKAKRRKSSTAVDSHDYHNGGPRHHRRLTDCSTHDDGRFHTELIPTHSVSSTPNNGMLQHNIIMDPVQESVCDTTPLDYDIGNPIKPPTICAQSPKNIPGRSKSVPIPTDSPHDTEPMSSTTLSRARRTMTNCEAQPPTSPANSIDELSLPISVQIAVDRSCLRSLRPQPRSEDDVASEREELGSDDFGGMPMEMYKPRPSRSRSKKTIEDEFGMSHITQEVMMSSHGEWSGECPHSLSKIVEQSTEEDRECLEQRDPQCLTIAMNTSTAGHPANTEVQFSIRPNAPMPMEGSKPERKTSKKKKLKRGKTTSAIVKKVSDHDVEDDVIWVDERPLASLPEEKVYLDPSKKGKDKPEDAIRTKDTCTEIPAESSTTQHSEANHSQTPVPAPKKRGRKPKKNLDGNIAIEVPNLKTCSREEVNQDEVCIDGLVPEQPALHDTDPPQMQPQLSPPPMLDEPIDGEDINIASKEPEPHPDPPAFRDNPNVDNKPEQQPSATPKKPVERGPDKHSPIAVNKKVPYRVGLSRKAKIAPLLKVIRK